The Arachis duranensis cultivar V14167 chromosome 9, aradu.V14167.gnm2.J7QH, whole genome shotgun sequence genomic sequence TTTACCCCCCGaagttttcctttttctttttcctctttatcTATAAAATATTTGACAATGCCAATTTTGTTTTGTTAGGATCCCAATTCAAAGCACTTAGGAACAAAAGTGTGGGATTCATCACTTGTTTTTGCCAAATTTCTTGTAAGTTGTTGATCCTCCTAACATTTTCTAAACTGTCCTGtcataaatataatttagttttttcAGGAACGGAATTGCAGAAAGGGAAGGTTTTCTCCAGCTAAACTTAAAGGAAAACGTGTAATTGAACTTGGAGCTGGCTATGGTGTTTCTGGTTTTGGTAATGTTACAAATGATTTTTAATGTTTGGTTAGCCTATTAATTAACTCGTCCTATATGGACTCCCTTATTGAAAATGTTATGTAAGTAACTAATAAGTTTTTAATCAGCTGcaataattacaataaaaactaagagaaaaaatgctaaaaaaaataaagattttctttaatagataattaaatacttatttaag encodes the following:
- the LOC107466300 gene encoding uncharacterized protein LOC107466300, which produces MALDRLNSPTTFEMPLEVLGHELQFTQDPNSKHLGTKVWDSSLVFAKFLERNCRKGRFSPAKLKGKRVIELGAGYGVSGFGNVTNDF